ACCATGGCGAACGCGGAGTTTTCCTCATTCGATATCAGCCAGTCGTCATCGGATGCGAGAACGCGGAATAGCTCGCCTCCCACCGAAAACGCCGGGTTTCTAAGAATCGTTTGTTCGGCTCCGAAGCGGTACCGCCAGCGCCTGGACTCGAACGCATAGCCGCCTCCGACCCATAAGACGGGCAGGACCGAGTCAGGATCGGCAAACCGGCACATCGGCGCGACTGACAATCCGTCGACCCGGTTATATTGAGTCATTGCGGCATCGAGGTCGACCCGGAAGTACTTCTCGTAGGTGCTTTGGAACCGGCTGAAACGATGGCGACGGCCCATCGCGCCGTCTTTGTTTGAGCGCACCTCACCGTAAACCGACGCACTGCCGGAGAGGTCAACGCGACCGGTTACGGTAACCGCATCTCCCCGAATGACCGCCCCCGGACCGACGTCGATATTACCGAACAGGGAAACAACGTTATTACTAACCTCGCCGCCGATATGTATATCGCCGGTGACAGAGAAGATGCTTCCGCGCACGAAGTCGTCATGTCCAACTGTCATTGGCTCGAACAGCGTGAATCTGTTGCCCTGCCTGATGCGCCCCGGCCGACTCGATGCGCCCTCACGGAGGTAAAACGAAATCCTCGTGTAGTTCTTACGCTTGCTGACCTCGATATCAGTCGCGCTGTCAAAGGGGAGGATCTGCTGGTCGGTGTGAAGCCCACCACTATCGATCACGGTCTTTCCCTTGAAGCGCACCCCGTTGCTCCGGATTTCGAGTTCGGTGAGAGGGAGAAGAGTGGCGGTTTCATCGGTCTGATCGCCGACCGTGTACCCGAAAAACTGTTCGTTAAAGAAAATCTCAAACAACAGTTTCTTGCTGGAGGTGTCTTTGTATTCGGTATACTGGGCACTGGCCGTACCAGCGAGAAGGAGCAGCATGAGCACGCCGAAGCAGCGGCAGAGGCGGGTCACGAACAAACGCATGAGGGGATCTCCGTTTTCACGGTCAATTGAACTGCCCGCGAGACTGGGAGTCAACTTTTGATTTGAGCCCGCTTTCGCTCACGGTGGTCGTAGTCGGCGAGGGCCTGGCGATGGGCCTCAAAGGCGATGTCCGCCGGTAGGGCATCGAATGGAAACCAGCGCACCTCGCGGGCGTCGTCGGCAGGCGCGATTTCGCCCCCGATAACTTCGCCGAGATAGAGCATCAGCACCGCGTTGGAGCGGGGGTCGTCGCTGCCGGAATAGACCTCGAAGAACGAGGTCAGCCGAACTTTTAGCCCGGTTTCTTCCTCTAGCTCTCGGACTGCTGTCTGCCTGGGGTGTTCGTTCCATTCCATGAATCCGGCTGGAATGCACCACCAGCCGATTCTTGGCGGGTGGGCACGCTTAACCAGCAGAATGTGGTCGTTTTCGACAAGCATCACGCCGGCGGCAGGAATCGGATTCTGGTAGAACACGTAGCCGCAGGTCTGGTCGGGGCAGTACAGTCTGACCAGGCCCTCGACTTCGCCCTCCTTCAGTCTCAGGCCGCACAAGGGACAGAATTGGAAGCCGCAGTGGTGCTTCTTGCGTTCGGTCAGCTTGGCCTCGTCAAAACGTACGTGCTTATCAGACATTGGAAGGCGCTCCATTGGTCACTTTCATGGTGATGATCGTTGTGTCGTCCTGCGGGGGGGAGGTTGGGTCGTGGCGGCGAACATCGGCGAGAATCCCGTCGAGCAACTGCTGCGGATCCAGATGGCGCTGCGACACGAGAAATTCGCGGATGCGCGCCTCGCCGTATTCGACCCCGTCGGTGTTCATGGCTTCGGATAGGCCGTCGGTGAAGAAGAAGAGTACGTCGTCGCGCTGAAGCCGGACCGATGCCGACTCATAGCGAATGTCAGGGAAAGCGCCAATCACCGGTCCTCCAATGTCGAGTAGTTCCACACTACCGTCGGACCTGACCAGGAGCGGGTAGTTGTGCCCGGCGTTCGCATACTTCATTTCGCAGTTAACCATATCCAGCTCTGCGTAGAAGAGCGTAACGTACTTCTCCGACGAAGTCGATGTAGCCACCTGCTGGTTCATATTCTTGAGCACCATCTCGATTGGGTTGCCGTTGTTGACCTCGCTTC
This DNA window, taken from Candidatus Zixiibacteriota bacterium, encodes the following:
- a CDS encoding BamA/TamA family outer membrane protein, translated to MRLFVTRLCRCFGVLMLLLLAGTASAQYTEYKDTSSKKLLFEIFFNEQFFGYTVGDQTDETATLLPLTELEIRSNGVRFKGKTVIDSGGLHTDQQILPFDSATDIEVSKRKNYTRISFYLREGASSRPGRIRQGNRFTLFEPMTVGHDDFVRGSIFSVTGDIHIGGEVSNNVVSLFGNIDVGPGAVIRGDAVTVTGRVDLSGSASVYGEVRSNKDGAMGRRHRFSRFQSTYEKYFRVDLDAAMTQYNRVDGLSVAPMCRFADPDSVLPVLWVGGGYAFESRRWRYRFGAEQTILRNPAFSVGGELFRVLASDDDWLISNEENSAFAMVIGEDYKDWYEAQGAHAYLRSRPVPDLHVEAGFRYEETRWFEATQQLWSLFGGNKRFRDNFSQVEVPLREAGAVAIDTSTNYSWYLQAAFDTRDDDDPYRFSAWVADAWLEQSSPSLESDFDFARFRLSAARYQKIHRRVMAVMRLVYGGSGGELPMHRRFYLGGLGTMYGYHQKQYSGSRFWLANFEYRIDFPRSDFAASLLWDVGRIGENARFGDSEIKHSLGAAIYIGNDFKVGLARRLDRSYDNDPRFFARLTLSI
- a CDS encoding NUDIX hydrolase, yielding MSDKHVRFDEAKLTERKKHHCGFQFCPLCGLRLKEGEVEGLVRLYCPDQTCGYVFYQNPIPAAGVMLVENDHILLVKRAHPPRIGWWCIPAGFMEWNEHPRQTAVRELEEETGLKVRLTSFFEVYSGSDDPRSNAVLMLYLGEVIGGEIAPADDAREVRWFPFDALPADIAFEAHRQALADYDHRERKRAQIKS
- a CDS encoding PP2C family protein-serine/threonine phosphatase; this encodes PPECRMSIIAASSTPSRTVGGDFYDFITMRDQNRLGIVIADASGKGMPAALMVAQIQAILRSEVNNGNPIEMVLKNMNQQVATSTSSEKYVTLFYAELDMVNCEMKYANAGHNYPLLVRSDGSVELLDIGGPVIGAFPDIRYESASVRLQRDDVLFFFTDGLSEAMNTDGVEYGEARIREFLVSQRHLDPQQLLDGILADVRRHDPTSPPQDDTTIITMKVTNGAPSNV